GGGTGGCTGGCTGGACTGGCTAAGCCCGTTCAGCGTTCTTACGGGTGTCGCGGTGGTGATCGGCTATGCCTTGCTGGGTGCCACCTGGTTGATTCGTAAAACCGAGGGCGGATGCCACCGTCATGCCCATCGCCTGGCGTATTGGCTGGCCATTGCCACTGTGCTGGCATTGGTGGCGGTAAGTGCGGCAACGCCATTTTTGAAAGATGATTATTGGCGACGCTGGTTTGAAATGCCCCAGGTGCTGTGGACTGCCCAGGTACCATTACTGGTGGCTATCTGCACCGGCGTGCTTTTCTGGAGCCTGAAACAAGGTCGGGAACTGTTGCCATTCTTGATGGCGCTGGCACTGTTCCTGCTGGGCTTTATTGGTCTGTGCATCAGTATTTTCCCTAACATGATTCCCCCATCCGTCACGCTTTGGGAGGCTGCAGCCCCGCGTGATAGCCAGCTGTTTTTGCTGGTGGGAGCGGTGTTTATCATCCCGGTTATCCTGGGCTATACCGGCTGGGCTTACTGGGTGTTTCGCGGCAAAGTCGGCACCGAGGGGTACCACTGATGAAGGTAGCGGCGGTGACCTGGAAGCGGTTGGGCTGGATGCTGGCGATCTGGCTGATGAGTGTGACAGTGCTGGGTTGTCTTTCGTTGCTGCTGAAATGGTGGTTGGCCCCCTGAGGCACCCGCAGACCCCCAATGAAAAGTCGGCGGCCCAAGCGGGCCGCCGACTCGTATCGACACCTCACATCTACACCATGATGGTGTGCAGCGGTTACTTGCTGGGCATCAGCACACCATCAATCACGTGCACCACGCCGTTGGAGGTCATTACGTCGGCCTTTACTACGGTTGCGGTGTTACCCTTCGCATCAGTCACCGTTACCTTGTCTCCCGCCAGACGCAGGGTCAGTTCATCACCCTGAACAGTTTTCACCTTGGCGTGGCCGCCGCCCTGTTTGATCAGACCGACAACCGCTTCCGCGGTGGCTTTGCTCGGCACCACATGGTAGGTGAGAATGCTCTGCAGTTTGGCTTTGTTTTCAGGTTTCAACAGTGTGTCCACGGTGCCGGCCGGCAGCGCCGCGAAGGCATCGTTGGTGGGTGCAAATACGGTAAAAGGGCCATCGCCATTGAGCGTGTCGACGAGTTCTGCCGCCTTCACCGCCGCTACCAGCGTCGACAGGGCTTCAGTACCCACAGCGGTTTCGACAATGGTCTTTTTCCCATGATCACCGGCGTGCACTTGAAGGGGCGTGGCAAGCATGGCTGCAATCAGTAGAGGGGCGGAAAGAAAGCGGGCGAAGAAAGATGTCATCGAAGTCATGGAGTCACCTCTAGGGTTGCGCTCGATGCACGGTGAAAAAAGAGATAGTGTGGGCCGTGCCGAGCTTGGGAGGAGTGTAGAGTCGCCGGCCGGTTCTACCCACTTCACTTTTTAGGCGGCAACCGAATAAGGGAGTAAGGCAGTAGCCAGCGGGTGCTTGTGCCATCACCAACAGCACGACTAACCCGTGAACACTCGAGGCAGAGGCTTACAGCGCCGCCTATATTTGATGAATGGGTAAATACCTGGTTACCGGTGCTACCGGCAATGTTGGCCGCTCGCTACTGCGGCATCTTTGTGCGCAATCGAGAGATTTTCCCGTAGTCGCCGGGGTGCGCGATCCCGCAGCGGTCCGTTGGGAGTTCCCGCGATCAACCCGGCTGAAAACGATACCATTTGACTTCGAAAGTGAGCACACTTGGCCGCGGGCCCTTGCAGGCTGTGATCGTCTGTTTCTGTTGAGACCACCGTCTATTTCGGATGTCGATCGCATATTTCGCCCACTGATCCACTACTGCTGCAGTCTGGAGCCTAAACCTGGTGTGGTATTTCTATCGGTTCAGGGAGCAGAAAAAAGCAGCCTGATACCGCATCACAAGATAGAGCGATTGCTAGCGCATAGTGGATTGGCATATGTCGTAATCCGCCCTGGATACTTCATGCAGAACCTGACAACAACCCTTAAAATCGATGTGCTGGTAAATCGGCATATCCGTTTACCCGCCGGAGATGCCCGCTTTAACTGGGTCGATGTGGAAGATGTCGGCGCAGTGGCGGCCAGTGCAATGTGCCGGCTCGATGAATATCGCGGCCGTGTACTCGAGGTCACCGGGTCGGAAAGCCTCGGGTTCGCTGAAGCAACCGCGACCATCAACCGTGCGGTTGGAGCGGATATCCGCTATTCCAACCGCAATCCAGTGACCTTCATTCTGGACCGGTTGCGGCGTGGCGAACAGCTCCCCTGGGTGATGGTCGTCACACTGCTGCATTTCCTGCCGCGTATACAGGGCACCCCGCCACTGACGGCAACAGTGCAGGAAGTTAC
This genomic interval from Microbulbifer sp. Q7 contains the following:
- the cydB gene encoding cytochrome d ubiquinol oxidase subunit II, producing MESLDLPLIWAGLICFAIFAYVVLDGFDLGVGILSPVLEPGTERDQAINSIAPFWDGNETWLVMGGGGLLAVFPLAYAIILPATYPLMIAMLLGLVFRGAAFEFRWRDPAHQPLWDLIITVGSTVAALAQGITIGAILQGIKVENNAYAGGWLDWLSPFSVLTGVAVVIGYALLGATWLIRKTEGGCHRHAHRLAYWLAIATVLALVAVSAATPFLKDDYWRRWFEMPQVLWTAQVPLLVAICTGVLFWSLKQGRELLPFLMALALFLLGFIGLCISIFPNMIPPSVTLWEAAAPRDSQLFLLVGAVFIIPVILGYTGWAYWVFRGKVGTEGYH
- a CDS encoding DUF2474 family protein — protein: MKVAAVTWKRLGWMLAIWLMSVTVLGCLSLLLKWWLAP
- a CDS encoding fasciclin domain-containing protein; its protein translation is MTSMTSFFARFLSAPLLIAAMLATPLQVHAGDHGKKTIVETAVGTEALSTLVAAVKAAELVDTLNGDGPFTVFAPTNDAFAALPAGTVDTLLKPENKAKLQSILTYHVVPSKATAEAVVGLIKQGGGHAKVKTVQGDELTLRLAGDKVTVTDAKGNTATVVKADVMTSNGVVHVIDGVLMPSK
- a CDS encoding NAD(P)H-binding protein, translated to MGKYLVTGATGNVGRSLLRHLCAQSRDFPVVAGVRDPAAVRWEFPRSTRLKTIPFDFESEHTWPRALAGCDRLFLLRPPSISDVDRIFRPLIHYCCSLEPKPGVVFLSVQGAEKSSLIPHHKIERLLAHSGLAYVVIRPGYFMQNLTTTLKIDVLVNRHIRLPAGDARFNWVDVEDVGAVAASAMCRLDEYRGRVLEVTGSESLGFAEATATINRAVGADIRYSNRNPVTFILDRLRRGEQLPWVMVVTLLHFLPRIQGTPPLTATVQEVTGRAPRTLAMFARDNRHLFLGNREDAP